Proteins from one Falco cherrug isolate bFalChe1 chromosome 7, bFalChe1.pri, whole genome shotgun sequence genomic window:
- the TBPL2 gene encoding TATA box-binding protein-like 2 gives MSPYDVDLPIQTTEDALFASQFNQPKDFPTDFSSVDLSYLPDIIQGNPEQNLSEDGCEIQKELDRSASRSEDSGIFKDESSLSHPDATQPSPEASGVCHPLMPMTPVTPVTPASESSGIVPQLQNIVSTVNLACKLDLKNIALHARNAEYNPKRFAAVIMRIREPRTTALIFSSGKMVCTGAKSEEQSRLAARKYARVVQKLGFPAKFLDFKIQNMVGSCDVRFPIRLEGLLLAHQQFSSYEPELFPGLIYRMVKPRIVLLIFVSGKVVLTGAKERSEIYEAFENIYPILRGFKKSS, from the exons ATGAGCCCTTATGATGTAGACCTTCCAATTCAAACAACTGAAGATGCGTTGTTCGCTTCTCAATTTAATCAGCCCAAAGACTTCCCTACAGACTTCTCATCTGTGGATCTCAGCTATCTTCCTGATATCATCCAAGGTAACCCAGAACAAAATCTATCTGAAGATGGCTGCGAAATACAAAAAGAGCTTGATAGGTCAGCATCAAGAAGTGAGGACAGTGGTATCTTCAAGGATGAAAGCAGCTTGTCACATCCAGATGCAACTCAACCATCTCCTGAGGCATCTGGTGTATGTCATCCTCTGATGCCAATGACTCCTGTGACCCCAGTGACACCTGCATCAGAAAGCTCTGGCATAGTGCCTCAGTTGCA GAATATAGTGTCAACTGTAAACTTGGCTTGTAAACTAGATCTGAAGAACATAGCTCTGCATGCCAGAAATGCAGAGTATAACCCAAAG AGGTTTGCTGCTGTGATCATGAGAATCAGGGAACCGCGAACAACAGCCCTCATCTTCAGTTCAGGAAAAATGGTCTGCACAGGagcaaaaag TGAAGAGCAATCACGGCTCGCAGCCAGGAAGTATGCACGCGTGGTGCAGAAGCTTGGGTTCCCTGCCAAGTTCCTGGATTTCAAGATACAGAATATGGTTGGGAGCTGTGACGTGAGGTTCCCTATCCGGCTGGAAGGTTTGCTTCTCGCTCATCAGCAGTTCAGCAG CTATGAACCTGAACTATTTCCTGGCCTTATATATAGGATGGTCAAACCCAGAATAGTGCTGCTTATCTTTGTGTCTGGAAAAGTTGTGCTGACTG